Proteins from a genomic interval of Zingiber officinale cultivar Zhangliang chromosome 2A, Zo_v1.1, whole genome shotgun sequence:
- the LOC122041920 gene encoding squalene synthase 3-like isoform X2 codes for MEKFHLVSTAFLELDRSYQEAIEDITKRMGAGMAKFICKEVETVDDYDEYCHYVAGLVGLGLSKLFHASGSEDLASDNLTNSMGLFLQKTNIIRDYLEDINEIPKSRMFWPREIWSKYADKLEDFKYAENSTKAVQCLNDLVTNALMHIEDCLHYMSSLKDVSIFQFCAIPQIMAIGTLALCYNNMQVFRGVVKMRRGLTARVIAQTETMADVYGVFFDFSSLLESKINDDDPNASLTRKRVQAVKDCCISSGLLNKRKFHVHNRKSYTSLLIMVIVLVVAMLFSLSRRKVLVD; via the exons ATGGAAAAATTTCATCTCGTCTCAACTGCTTTCCTAGAGCTTGACAGAAG TTATCAAGAGGCAATTGAAGATATTACCAAGAGAATGGGTGCAGGAATGGCAAAGTTCATATGCAAGGAG GTGGAAACAGTTGATGATTATGATGAATATTGTCACTATGTAGCAGGATTAGTTGGGCTTGGATTGTCTAAGCTCTTTCATGCTTCAGGTTCAGAAGATCTTGCTTCTGATAACTTGACAAACTCGATGGGTTTGTTTTTGCAG AAAACAAACATTATTCGAGATTATTTGGAGGACATAAATGAGATTCCAAAGTCTCGTATGTTTTGGCCTCGTGAAATTTGGAGCAAGTATGCTGACAAGCTTGAG GATTTCAAATATGCTGAGAACTCGACAAAGGCAGTACAATGCTTGAATGACTTGGTTACTAATGCTTTGATGCACATAGAAGATTGTCTGCATTATATGTCTTCATTAAAAGATGTCTCAATTTTCCAGTTCTGTGCCATTCCACAG ATTATGGCCATTGGAACACTAGCTTTATGCTATAATAACATGCAGGTTTTCAGAGGAGTTGTTAAGATGAGAAGAG GATTAACAGCTAGGGTTATTGCCCAGACAGAGACAATGGCAGATGTATATGGTGTCttttttgatttttcttctttgttgGAATCTAAg ATTAATGATGATGACCCAAATGCTAGTCTAACTCGTAAGCGTGTACAAGCTGTAAAAGACTGTTGCATATCTTCTGGCTTGCTTAACAAAAG GAAATTTCATGTGCACAATAGGAAATCCTACACTTCATTGCTG ATCATGGTTATCGTGCTTGTAGTGGCTATGCTATTTTCTTTGTCCCGACGCAAAGTATTAGTAGATTGA